GTAATTTgtataaaagaaatgtatataaaatatgaaaaagtgtagctttattttttatgtatacgCTTATCCTCAAAGATGAATGTAACCTATAATGTTGTTGGTCACCAAAAATCACAGTTCGTTTAGGTAAGGCAACCTGTGGAGAAGCCATGTGGTTTCGGTGCCCTTCAAAAACATCTATTTCAGCAACACGTTATGTTTTCTGAAAGTTCATACTATGAGCATGATTTGTCCTCTCCACTCTCACCTTATAAATTAAATTTTCTGTCCGCTTGTTGAGAACAAATCGGTTGAGTGATTTCCAAAGAACACAGTGATCTAATCGCGCAAATCAGCTGACACATTGAAGCTGTGACGCGTTTTGCTTATTCCTAAAATCAACTTAAGACCACCGAAACGATTTTCCTCATTCATGATCCTGTCCGTTATTCCAATATGACCTTTTCACCGGCCGCGTGTCTCAGTGATCGAATGAGAGCAACTTTGAAAGTTCACAGCTTATAGAGAGAGTGAAATTGTCCAAGTTAAGGGGATCTTTAACATAAAATTGAGTAAAATGTGTTCACATGGATACTTTTAAATATTATAGAACATGCTTAAATTGAGTCATTATTAAattgttaataaaattaaagtatAAGATGGTGTTATTATGCAtaatattaaaaacaactataggtcagataataataaaaaataataatgacacacacaaaataaatattttggatAATATGAATAATTGCTGTCGAACTCTAACTGTATTATAGATTAAAGTAAACTTCCTACTGAAGCTTCTAACTGATTGATTAATAATCAGTAAGTATATGTATTATTGCCTGACAGCTTTgtaaaaatttacaaaatatataagCCACTTAATGAataacaaaatgggaaaaaatatttcatacgtttaacattttattaaataaaagtgcaaTACACAGGAACCTGCAAGGCGCATTTTGCAGGATTCAAACACTGTTACAAACgtaaaatatcataaattaaTCGTgaaaaaattaaaggaacaTCCTAACATTGGGAGACGAACACTGcattatattacaatatatggTTAGGTGTTTATTTACACTTGTTATGGCCAGATCAATTCTTTGAGCCTAAAATTAGGCTGTACATGACGCTCGGATGTCTTTTCCTATTAATGGTAAATTCTGAAATTATTCTATATTTTCGTGGTTGATTATTTTAAGGGCCAATGAGGCTTACGTCCATCCTAAATTTAGCTCAGGATGATAAgcaacttaaacaaattaattataTGAGAATACAAATTACAAAGCCTGAACCAAAATTAAACTGAAGCAGTGTGAACGAATTTTGCCATGTTTGctattcaaaatattttacacaTAAATATTCACAGTTATATAATTCCTATGAGATACAACTCACGcagttaatttacaaaaaagtaCCGTTGTCTTTATGATGAAACGTGTCTGTTCCAGACACTGATGCACGTTCAGCTCCACCGATAGTGCATATTCCTCTGATTCACATCCTTCCATTCAAACCAGAGCTCAAACTTAGTGAAAAACAGTAGCCTACATCATTTTGACACCTCTTGAGAAATTTCGTCTCAAATGACAACCCATTTCCCGTTTCCATTTTACGAGCTTTCGTTTTCCGACGTGTGAATTATAAGAGCTGAGTTTGgcttgtgttttttcagtaacTGAGTTATTTTCTCATCGTCTGAGTTTGGGTCTAAAGGTTTGTTGTAATCGTCGTCGTCTTCTTCATTTTCCGAGGCCCCTTTAAGCCTTTCGGTCTCTGAATCTTGTTTTTTCTTCGCCGTTGCCATTTCAGCCGCGTGCCGCTTTCTCCATTTTGTTCTTCGATTTTGAAACCAAACCTTTACATTTGAAAATGAGACACAACTTAGTTTAATtcacaaagaaaaaaagaaactgATCAAACATAATTAAATTAGGTATATGGAAGGCCTGTATTAGTCTACAATAAACGTAATAAAAAATAGTGCTTAAAAACATTGTCAGCTATAGTATTTTTCCTGGCCAAATGTTAtgtcaaaataataaagaaagctTCAAGTGATTGCTTAGCAACATCAATTAACCTCCACATGGGAGAATAAAATAGATAGGCTACGATATAAAATTCCACATGCTTATATCATAATTTTTGTAGAACTAAAAATCTACGTGTTTCGTGAAATGTAAGATTTTATTTTGAGACAGAAATTACATCTTAAGTTACAAGAAGTTACAGTTTAGAAATTACAATTAAACTTTGAATACCGAAATATAGGCctataataaaaagaaatttaCTAAAATGAACGAATTTAACGTGCATTTAAGTAAATTAAGTAAAAAAGAATTAAGTaaattgtttattaaataaataactgtaATAATTAAACATTTACCATGCATTAGCTTTTTTTTCACCAATTAACTTTTGCTGCAGTACATAAATTAATAGACGTCCAACATTTTTTCCCTCTCGTAGTCAATTGTAATAAATTGAATACAATTGAAGTGACGTCTTACCTTCACTTGGCTCTCTGTCATTCCTAAAGAGTAGGCCAAGCGCGCTCTTTCTGGTCCAGCTAAATATTTCGTTTGCTCAAATGTTTTTTCCAGAGCGAAAATTTGCTGCCCGGAAAACGTTGGTCGTGTGTGTTTCCTTTTCCCATCTTTGTCCAACAGCACTGAGTTTTGATCTGTGGGAgcaaggttgattttttttattaacgtTATTACACCGTAATTTGTTGTTGCCATTGTTAGCCTTCTGTTATAATAATTAGGTAATATCTGGGGTGGATAATCAATGCACAAGCATAAAGTAATTATTCAAGCTTTCATAAagttatttaataaaatcaaaatgaaaTTGTTTACTTACGTGGGGAGCATGCAAATCTGGCGTCTCTCCAGTGTGGGCTCTGCATAACTCCAGGCCAGAATATTGGGGTTCTGCCCGGAAGATCTGTCAGAGGTTTCGGATAGCGAGCTACCGCCACTGCCGCGGCACCAGGGCTGAAATACAGCCCCGGAGGAGGTGGGGGACTCAGGCTGCTGAAACGGGTCAGTCCAGACAAGATCCCAGCGGGTGAGGATGCTGCGACGGCAGTCGCCGCTCCGGAGGCGACCACCGCGGGTCTGCTCAGGATGTCGTTTATTCCGTGAGGTGTGGCGACCGCACATTGGTGATGAGGCGATACGAAAGTTGAAAGTCCACTTGACGATTTGATTCCCGGGGAAGAAACTGGGATTCCACCTGGATTAGGGGAGGTAGCAGTCGGTGAGGTGGATGATGGTGCAGTGGAAGATAACGGGTAGGCTGGGTAAAGTGGTGTCTTCATTTCGGTCATACTGTGTAAAGCGGCTAAAGGTGGGGTGTTGAGTAGGAAAGCGCTCTGGCGAGACCCGTCCATTTGACCCACCGCTAACATAACCAAAACACTACAACTTTAAATATTTCGCAAATAAATTGAAGCCAACCAAAATCTAAATAAACACGCTTGTTTCGTTAGCGTGAAAATAAGCgcaaaaaattaaagaaaaatggataagcagtttaaaaaatacagtgcAACCTCAAGCCTTAAGAGAATAAAGGCTATTTTTTCTAAAAATTCCCAGTCAGTTGTGCTGAAGCTTCATGCCCATTTCCTCTCGCAAAATCCATTCCCTTCTTTAAGATCTTGGAAAGCATAAAAATATTGCATGATCTTACAGAGCACCGTCCCTTCAAAGCCAGAAAATAAAGCTGCCTATTCAGTGTTTGgaaatctataaataaaaagacaGTCTTTCCGGGTAGTTCACGTGAAGATCTGGaagataataaaacattttcatcaaCCTGCTGTCTTTTGCAGCAAAAAGTCAAAACTTTGAGAGTGTGTCCGCGAAAGTAGAGGGGCTCATTCCGATGTGATTGGGTAAACCCAGCGGTGACGTAGCCTGTGTCAGCTGAGTGTCTGAACTGAATTTAGGAGTCTGTCCTCATTGGTTCTCTATCACCGCTTTAATTTGCACATTAAAAGAGCTGCCATCCGACCCactattaaatacaaaaaggggACAAAATCAATCTAGTCAATTTGAGATCTATTTCTTAAATAAAGGGACATCTGCATGAGCTGCTGTTCATGTGAGGTGGCCAGAAATCGAGCTTAAAGCTTCATAGTTAGAATTTATGCACAATGAACAGCGGAGTTTAAGAAAGAAAAGTAAATACGATCATAGAATGATTAagtttaaacaaatatttttattttacgtcAACAGTTATAGCCTACCTAGTACAGGCGTAAGGCGCGccgcatttctttttttttttagaaataaaacaatgtccatttaaactttcctctctttttattttttttaaccggTTTACAAGTTAAGATTTGGCGAAATATTTACTTTAGCTATTGTTTATAAAGTGTGGGTTAaagcagtggtgtagtgcagggtatatATTTCTTAATTTAATGGAATGGGGTATAGGCTACccacttacttaaaaaaattgggGCATAAAGTACTATTTACCTCCTTTACAAAACCGATTAAACAATCAATAACTTAAGTCTGAGAAAAAATCATGGGCTACAAGTGCAAGACAACCATAGGAAAACAATAGCCGTGTCTTAATGTCCTACAGTCAATTTAAAAGGAAACCAGCTGCTTGCAGCCAAATTAAAACTGTTGTAGCACCTTGtggtcaaagattgaaatagCTAATATCGACCTAACATCTTAACTGGTATCTGATAAACGTTTTCACGcacaaaatgtgcataaaatgtCATTCTCCACGCATATATCGTAAtttataaaaactaaaatatataggCAGGCCTATATCatgtaagaaaaaataaatgtgcacAGCGTGCGCACAGAATAAAATCTACCAAGTTTTATACACAAGGCCATTTGTATCTTTGTAAATTACTTCAATATGAATCGTTTATGATCTCACATCTTTacaacacattatatatattttttaattatatgaaataagtatgtcattttatatttgtttaccCATACGTGTAtaacttacaaaaaaataaccTGTTCTAAGAAATAAGGCACTTGTCGACTTCAATGACCCAATTTATTTTACGTGTTCGCACAGAAAGATTGATAGTACTACATTGCCCTCTAGTGGCAATTCTAGCGTATGCTTAAAGTACGCCAGTGCACTTCATAGTAAGCAcacttaaagggaaagttcactttaaaatgaaaactctgtcatcatttactcatcctcattcCGTTCCAAACCCgcataaatttattttttctgatgaacacaaaagaagatacttcgagaaatgatggtaaacacagcagatagtgaccatagaCGTCCATAGTaagtataaaaaatatgatggaatttaatgggaaccgtcaactgtgtgcttatcatcatttatcacaatacttccaaaatatgtttttcctactatggaagtcaatggtcactatctgcctTGTGTTACCTGGTAAACTTTacaatttct
This sequence is a window from Misgurnus anguillicaudatus chromosome 9, ASM2758022v2, whole genome shotgun sequence. Protein-coding genes within it:
- the nkx6.1 gene encoding homeobox protein Nkx-6.1 translates to MLAVGQMDGSRQSAFLLNTPPLAALHSMTEMKTPLYPAYPLSSTAPSSTSPTATSPNPGGIPVSSPGIKSSSGLSTFVSPHHQCAVATPHGINDILSRPAVVASGAATAVAASSPAGILSGLTRFSSLSPPPPPGLYFSPGAAAVAVARYPKPLTDLPGRTPIFWPGVMQSPHWRDARFACSPHQNSVLLDKDGKRKHTRPTFSGQQIFALEKTFEQTKYLAGPERARLAYSLGMTESQVKVWFQNRRTKWRKRHAAEMATAKKKQDSETERLKGASENEEDDDDYNKPLDPNSDDEKITQLLKKHKPNSALIIHTSENESS